In Nitrosophilus labii, the following proteins share a genomic window:
- the argF gene encoding ornithine carbamoyltransferase, with translation MRHFLTLKDYTKEEILEIIKLAQNIKAETKRGEYVPYLEGQTLAMIFEKSSTRTRVSFEVGIYQLGGIGLFLSKNDIQLGRGEPMRDTARVISRMCDMVMIRTYAQSDLEEFAAYSKVPVINGLTDEYHPVQLMADYLTMVEYGKEKDPIVAYVGDGNNMAHSWLMLASKLGFELRVATPKGYEPKEEILEDAFEFAKQSGAKITLLNDPKEAVEDADVVTTDTWISMGQEDEKEKRVRDFKGFMVDNNLMSLAKDDALFLHCLPAYRGYEVSEEVFEAHEKEIFDEAENRLHAQKGVMVWLDKHRK, from the coding sequence TTGCGACACTTTTTAACACTTAAAGACTATACTAAAGAAGAGATTTTAGAGATAATAAAACTAGCACAAAATATAAAAGCCGAAACCAAAAGAGGGGAATATGTTCCTTATCTTGAGGGACAGACTCTTGCTATGATTTTTGAAAAAAGCTCAACTAGAACGAGAGTTAGTTTTGAGGTTGGTATATATCAGTTAGGCGGGATAGGTCTTTTTTTAAGCAAAAATGATATACAGCTTGGACGTGGCGAGCCAATGCGCGATACAGCTAGAGTGATTTCTAGAATGTGTGATATGGTGATGATTAGAACCTATGCACAATCAGATCTCGAAGAGTTTGCAGCATATAGCAAAGTCCCCGTTATCAACGGTTTGACTGATGAATACCATCCTGTTCAGTTAATGGCCGATTATTTAACCATGGTTGAATACGGTAAAGAAAAAGACCCCATCGTAGCTTATGTTGGCGATGGAAACAATATGGCTCACAGTTGGCTAATGCTAGCTAGTAAGCTAGGTTTTGAACTGAGAGTTGCTACTCCTAAAGGGTATGAACCTAAAGAGGAGATTTTAGAAGATGCTTTTGAGTTTGCAAAACAAAGTGGAGCCAAAATAACGCTTTTAAACGATCCCAAAGAGGCTGTAGAAGATGCAGATGTAGTAACGACTGATACTTGGATCTCTATGGGACAAGAGGATGAAAAAGAGAAAAGAGTTAGAGATTTTAAAGGTTTTATGGTAGATAATAACCTTATGAGTTTGGCTAAAGATGATGCATTGTTTCTTCACTGCCTCCCTGCATATAGAGGTTATGAGGTAAGTGAAGAGGTTTTTGAAGCTCATGAAAAAGAGATCTTTGATGAGGCTGAAAATAGACTGCATGCCCAAAAGGGTGTAATGGTTTGGTTAGATAAACATCGAAAATAG
- a CDS encoding multiheme c-type cytochrome — MRAVTFLILFVLMSYASEIDPKYMVAGNCAGCHKWVVGGWKTSWHSKSHYSKNPLYKATLEFMSKRLHKPLEELEIRCAKCHNPRMTVKELSIEDIYAQGFGFKSKKIEKALNEPYVKDGINCIICHNIDHIKDSKDPEERGYKSIVWCPNDTMFGPFADAKSPCHKTKQGEHFLKPNKICFICHFNGKNIHGLEIYSTGKEYEKTNTQKSCVDSHMSDKREGRISNIVVNGYIPKVKENRSHLFMGARNGNILLKAFDINVYKKEKNLIINLTNVIPHYVPTGFASRKIVISVQFDNGKKYKKEIKTVFKDDKGRLTLPYLTKEKVFDNRFKPNEQRIYKILIPKNSKMQKYI, encoded by the coding sequence ATGAGGGCAGTGACATTTTTGATACTTTTTGTTTTAATGTCTTATGCTTCTGAGATAGATCCTAAATATATGGTGGCAGGAAATTGTGCCGGTTGCCATAAGTGGGTTGTAGGCGGGTGGAAAACATCATGGCATTCAAAATCGCATTATTCAAAAAATCCTTTATATAAAGCTACATTGGAATTTATGTCAAAGAGACTTCACAAACCTTTAGAGGAGTTGGAGATAAGGTGTGCAAAATGCCATAACCCAAGAATGACCGTAAAAGAGTTGAGTATAGAAGATATCTATGCTCAAGGTTTCGGTTTTAAATCCAAAAAGATCGAAAAAGCTTTGAACGAGCCGTATGTTAAAGATGGAATAAACTGTATTATTTGTCACAATATCGATCATATAAAGGATAGTAAAGATCCAGAAGAAAGAGGTTATAAAAGTATCGTTTGGTGTCCAAACGATACTATGTTCGGTCCATTTGCCGATGCAAAATCTCCTTGTCATAAAACAAAACAGGGAGAACATTTTCTAAAGCCAAATAAAATCTGTTTTATCTGTCACTTTAACGGAAAAAATATACATGGTCTTGAAATTTATTCTACAGGCAAAGAGTATGAAAAGACAAATACTCAAAAATCATGCGTTGATTCTCATATGAGCGATAAGAGAGAAGGAAGAATTTCAAATATAGTTGTCAATGGATATATTCCCAAAGTAAAAGAGAATAGAAGTCATCTGTTTATGGGGGCAAGAAATGGGAATATTTTGCTAAAGGCTTTTGATATAAATGTTTATAAAAAAGAAAAAAATTTGATAATTAATTTAACCAACGTAATACCTCATTATGTACCAACTGGTTTTGCAAGTAGAAAAATTGTAATTAGTGTACAATTTGATAACGGAAAAAAATATAAAAAAGAGATAAAAACAGTTTTTAAAGATGATAAAGGGCGTTTGACTCTTCCTTATTTGACTAAGGAAAAAGTTTTTGACAATAGATTTAAACCAAATGAGCAAAGAATTTATAAAATTTTAATTCCAAAAAACTCTAAAATGCAAAAATATATATAA
- a CDS encoding NAD(P)/FAD-dependent oxidoreductase → MALSRRDLLKISAILAATSSFGSESSKKDVDIKKSISSYRVQNAPLPKPKGPRVVVVGGGWSGLAVAKYLKKFSPKTDVVLIEKRSVFVSCPLSNLWLVDLIDLQFLTHDYLQAAQNNEYIYFNATVYDIDRVSKKVYTNEGIVSYDYLVLAPGIDYDYEEWTNGNMELETKLKSLYPAGFIPGSEHFTLKRKIEEFEEGNFVLTVPGGNYRCLPAPYERASLIAWYMKKEGIKGKVVLIDENPDITIKKDGFNSAFNELYKDYIEYLPGSKITDIDLDKKRVVTDMGDEIDFSDASFYPRIRGAKLLEIVGVAKDSAFNKKEADIDPFTYQSKADPYIYCTGDVRPMGFSKSGNTANSEGHLVAKIIASVIEGKEFKWDSPITVCYSAVSGDPIRAISVNAKYAYDKKKKVFTFKDASTMENWKGKQGIMSGKGLLEWAKGMYRDMFM, encoded by the coding sequence ATGGCATTATCAAGAAGAGATTTACTTAAAATTTCCGCAATCTTAGCGGCTACAAGTTCATTTGGTTCCGAGTCTTCTAAAAAAGATGTTGATATAAAAAAAAGTATCTCTTCGTATAGGGTTCAAAATGCACCTTTACCAAAACCGAAAGGTCCTAGAGTGGTTGTCGTAGGAGGCGGTTGGTCTGGTCTTGCTGTAGCTAAATATCTTAAAAAGTTTTCGCCTAAAACTGATGTTGTTTTAATTGAAAAAAGATCAGTGTTTGTCTCATGCCCATTAAGTAACCTTTGGCTTGTTGATTTAATAGATCTGCAGTTTTTGACCCATGATTATCTACAAGCAGCTCAAAATAACGAATATATATATTTTAATGCCACTGTATATGATATAGATAGAGTTTCAAAAAAGGTTTATACAAATGAAGGTATAGTTAGTTACGACTATTTAGTTTTAGCACCGGGAATAGATTACGATTATGAAGAATGGACTAACGGCAATATGGAATTGGAAACGAAGCTGAAAAGTTTATATCCCGCAGGATTTATTCCGGGAAGCGAGCATTTTACTTTAAAGAGAAAAATCGAAGAGTTTGAAGAGGGCAATTTTGTTTTGACGGTTCCTGGCGGAAATTACAGATGTTTACCCGCCCCTTATGAGAGAGCATCTTTGATTGCTTGGTATATGAAAAAAGAGGGAATAAAAGGAAAAGTTGTTTTGATTGATGAAAATCCCGATATTACTATAAAAAAAGATGGTTTTAATTCCGCATTTAATGAGCTGTATAAAGATTATATTGAGTATTTACCAGGTTCAAAAATAACTGATATAGATTTGGATAAAAAAAGAGTAGTTACTGATATGGGAGATGAGATAGATTTTTCCGATGCGTCTTTTTATCCAAGAATTAGAGGCGCAAAACTTTTAGAGATTGTAGGTGTCGCAAAAGATAGCGCATTTAATAAAAAAGAGGCAGATATTGATCCTTTCACTTATCAATCAAAAGCGGATCCATATATCTACTGTACGGGTGACGTAAGGCCTATGGGATTTAGCAAGTCAGGCAATACGGCAAACTCTGAGGGACATCTTGTAGCGAAAATTATCGCTTCCGTGATTGAAGGTAAAGAGTTCAAGTGGGATTCTCCGATTACTGTATGCTATTCTGCAGTTTCTGGTGATCCTATTAGAGCGATATCTGTAAACGCTAAATATGCCTACGATAAAAAGAAGAAGGTATTTACCTTCAAAGATGCCTCTACTATGGAAAATTGGAAAGGGAAACAGGGGATTATGAGTGGAAAAGGACTTTTAGAGTGGGCTAAAGGGATGTATAGAGATATGTTTATGTAA
- the rsmG gene encoding 16S rRNA (guanine(527)-N(7))-methyltransferase RsmG produces MRFDNLELKDDFYEKCSFFTKKLLEWNKIHNLTGAKSEKEVWENIEDSVYPVKFLSPVKKAMDIGTGAGFPGLILAFALKDTEFLLVEPRNKRAAFLNYIVATLELKNVKVEKKRVEELPAEPFDLITSRAVAKTFFLIELCRTFIKKDTILLFYKGEEVDNEVEELKDFSFDIIRRGKRRYLFIKNKRI; encoded by the coding sequence ATGAGATTTGACAATCTTGAGCTTAAAGACGATTTTTATGAAAAATGCTCTTTTTTTACAAAAAAACTTCTTGAGTGGAACAAAATACACAATCTAACCGGTGCAAAATCAGAAAAAGAGGTATGGGAAAATATAGAAGATTCAGTCTATCCCGTTAAATTTTTATCACCAGTAAAAAAAGCGATGGATATAGGCACAGGAGCCGGTTTTCCAGGACTCATACTTGCGTTTGCACTTAAAGATACCGAGTTTTTGCTAGTAGAACCAAGAAACAAAAGAGCCGCTTTTTTAAACTATATCGTTGCGACTCTTGAACTTAAAAACGTAAAAGTGGAAAAAAAGAGAGTAGAAGAGCTACCAGCTGAACCTTTTGATCTTATCACCTCAAGAGCGGTGGCTAAAACCTTCTTTTTGATAGAGCTTTGTCGAACTTTTATCAAAAAAGATACGATTTTGCTTTTTTATAAAGGTGAAGAGGTAGATAACGAGGTAGAAGAGCTAAAAGATTTTAGTTTTGATATCATTAGAAGAGGAAAAAGAAGATATCTTTTCATTAAAAATAAAAGGATTTAA
- a CDS encoding Rieske 2Fe-2S domain-containing protein: MERRSFFKICAKGTLLVAISPFLIEGYLKADDGRLFKSFNRVKLLDCYGNPLKEEILQEEVTYVFNYPYASTPCFLIKLSEPAAKEIKLRDEEGSEYIWKGGVGKDKKVVAYSAICPHQLAHPNPNESFLGYIPKEKKSMAYKEGGVIVCASHLSAFDPKTGAKVLAGPAKEPMASIILDVDEEGVFWASAVLGPAKFFDYFKSFKPELKEFYKNIRKAKKLVSLGAVVKPLDVYSKEVVIY, from the coding sequence ATGGAGAGACGCTCATTTTTTAAAATATGTGCTAAAGGTACACTTTTAGTAGCAATCTCACCCTTTTTAATAGAGGGTTACCTTAAGGCTGATGACGGAAGGTTGTTTAAATCTTTCAACAGAGTCAAGCTACTTGATTGTTACGGTAATCCTCTAAAAGAAGAGATTTTACAAGAAGAAGTGACTTACGTTTTTAACTATCCGTACGCTTCTACCCCCTGCTTTTTGATAAAGCTTAGCGAGCCTGCAGCTAAAGAGATTAAGTTAAGAGATGAAGAGGGAAGCGAATATATCTGGAAAGGCGGCGTGGGGAAAGATAAAAAAGTTGTAGCTTACAGTGCAATTTGTCCCCATCAATTGGCACATCCAAATCCTAATGAGAGTTTTTTAGGGTATATTCCAAAAGAGAAAAAGAGTATGGCTTATAAAGAGGGAGGAGTTATAGTTTGCGCCTCACATCTTTCTGCTTTTGACCCAAAAACTGGAGCTAAGGTTTTAGCCGGTCCCGCAAAAGAACCTATGGCATCTATTATTTTAGATGTTGACGAAGAGGGTGTTTTTTGGGCCAGTGCTGTTTTGGGTCCTGCTAAGTTTTTTGACTATTTTAAAAGTTTCAAACCGGAACTTAAAGAGTTTTACAAAAATATTAGAAAAGCTAAAAAACTTGTATCTTTGGGAGCGGTTGTCAAGCCTTTGGATGTATACTCTAAAGAGGTGGTGATATATTGA
- a CDS encoding PP0621 family protein — MLMKILLLAVVIFGIYYFFIKQKPIKNIKKETPKKDMDEDIMVECTKCKTYVSNKEAIIKNGKYYCSKECAGLN; from the coding sequence ATGTTGATGAAGATTTTGCTACTAGCAGTCGTTATTTTTGGAATCTACTACTTTTTTATAAAGCAAAAACCGATTAAAAACATCAAAAAAGAGACTCCAAAAAAAGATATGGATGAAGATATCATGGTAGAATGCACAAAATGCAAAACTTATGTAAGCAATAAAGAGGCTATTATAAAAAACGGAAAATATTACTGCTCTAAAGAGTGTGCCGGGTTAAATTAA
- the hemN gene encoding oxygen-independent coproporphyrinogen III oxidase produces the protein MIDFKKFTKYAKPGPRYTSYPTAVEFSEDFTYDKYIQKLQEQNSQRPLSLYFHLPFCRSACYFCGCNVVFTSKEEKKERYISYLKKEMYILKRYLDTSRNIIQLHFGGGTPTFFSANQLKDIIETIKDVFPNFDKEAEISCEIDPRFLTKEQMDVLVEGGFNRVSFGVQDFNEQVQNAVHRLQSFEITQKAVELARGAGISSINIDLIYGLPFQTLNSFKETLELTLKLNPDRLAIFNYAHVPWLKKTMRKIDETTLPEPEEKLKILKFIIDFWTKNGYKMIGMDHFAKPEDELFKAIEKGELHRNFQGYTTKGGADLIGIGLTSIGEGVDYYAQNFKDMREYEEAIEKDMLPYWRGIELNFDDKVRKYVIMELMANFKLDIKRFEKEFGLDFKEYFKESLEQLKEFEKEGLVKIHDTDIEVNQTGTLLIRNIAMCFDAYLKKYGEGKKVFSKTV, from the coding sequence ATGATTGATTTTAAAAAGTTTACGAAATACGCTAAGCCTGGTCCTAGATATACTAGCTATCCTACGGCTGTTGAGTTTAGCGAAGATTTTACCTATGATAAATATATTCAAAAACTTCAAGAACAAAACTCACAAAGACCACTTTCGTTATATTTTCATCTCCCATTTTGTAGGAGTGCATGCTACTTTTGCGGCTGTAATGTGGTTTTTACCTCAAAAGAGGAGAAGAAAGAGAGATATATATCTTATCTTAAAAAAGAGATGTATATTTTAAAAAGATATTTAGATACCTCAAGAAATATAATTCAGCTTCATTTTGGAGGAGGTACGCCTACTTTCTTTTCCGCAAATCAATTAAAAGATATTATAGAAACTATAAAAGATGTTTTTCCAAACTTTGACAAAGAGGCAGAAATAAGTTGTGAAATCGATCCTAGATTTTTGACTAAAGAGCAGATGGATGTTTTAGTAGAAGGTGGATTTAACAGAGTAAGTTTTGGAGTGCAAGACTTCAACGAACAGGTTCAAAACGCGGTTCACCGTTTGCAAAGTTTTGAGATTACGCAAAAAGCGGTTGAACTTGCTAGAGGTGCTGGAATATCGAGCATAAATATTGATCTTATTTACGGACTTCCTTTCCAAACGCTTAATAGTTTTAAAGAGACGTTAGAGCTTACTCTAAAACTAAATCCAGATAGATTGGCGATTTTTAATTACGCTCATGTTCCTTGGCTGAAGAAGACGATGAGAAAAATTGACGAAACAACTCTTCCCGAACCTGAAGAAAAGCTGAAAATATTAAAGTTTATTATCGATTTTTGGACAAAAAATGGTTATAAAATGATAGGGATGGATCATTTTGCCAAACCTGAAGATGAACTTTTTAAGGCTATTGAAAAAGGTGAACTGCATAGAAATTTTCAAGGATATACCACAAAAGGTGGTGCAGATCTAATAGGTATAGGGCTTACTAGTATAGGTGAGGGTGTAGACTATTATGCACAAAATTTCAAAGATATGAGAGAGTATGAAGAGGCGATAGAGAAAGATATGCTCCCTTATTGGAGAGGGATAGAATTAAATTTTGATGATAAAGTTAGAAAATATGTCATTATGGAATTGATGGCAAATTTTAAATTGGATATAAAAAGATTCGAAAAAGAGTTTGGATTGGATTTTAAAGAGTATTTTAAAGAGTCTTTAGAGCAGTTAAAAGAGTTTGAAAAAGAGGGATTGGTTAAAATTCACGATACCGATATTGAAGTAAATCAAACGGGTACGTTGTTAATAAGAAATATTGCTATGTGCTTTGACGCTTATCTAAAAAAATATGGGGAAGGAAAAAAGGTATTTAGTAAGACGGTATAA
- the hemB gene encoding porphobilinogen synthase — MSFKRFRRLRINPILRDLVQETVITPNDFIYPLFVKSGEGYKKEIESMPGVFQMSCDHILKECEELKSLGLKAIILFGIPEVKDSVGSDALCEHGVIATTVREIKKAHPDMFVVTDLCFCEYTDHGHCGILDPKLKTVDNDATLKILADQAVIHAKAGADMIAPSGMMDGMITAIREALDKEDFINTPIMSYSTKFASSYYGPFRDVAESAPSFGDRRSYQMNPANRREAILESIEDEREGADILMVKPGLAYLDIIRDIRENTRLPLAVYNVSGEYSMLKMAGKMGVIDYEKVIMETMISFKRAGADIIISYHAKEMAKILGE, encoded by the coding sequence ATGAGTTTTAAAAGATTTAGAAGACTTAGAATAAACCCGATTTTGAGAGATCTTGTTCAAGAGACCGTTATAACTCCAAACGATTTTATCTATCCACTTTTTGTAAAAAGCGGTGAAGGGTATAAAAAAGAGATAGAGTCTATGCCCGGTGTATTTCAGATGAGTTGTGATCATATACTAAAAGAGTGTGAAGAGCTTAAAAGTTTAGGACTAAAAGCCATTATACTTTTTGGAATACCTGAAGTTAAAGACTCTGTCGGAAGTGACGCTCTTTGTGAACATGGGGTAATAGCTACTACGGTAAGAGAGATAAAAAAAGCTCATCCTGATATGTTTGTAGTAACTGATCTATGTTTTTGCGAATATACAGATCATGGACACTGCGGTATTCTTGATCCGAAACTAAAAACCGTGGATAACGACGCTACTTTGAAGATTTTAGCGGATCAAGCGGTGATTCACGCAAAAGCGGGTGCAGATATGATAGCGCCAAGCGGGATGATGGATGGGATGATAACTGCTATAAGAGAAGCTTTGGATAAAGAGGATTTTATCAACACTCCTATAATGAGCTACTCTACTAAATTTGCGAGTAGCTATTATGGACCTTTTAGAGACGTAGCCGAGTCGGCTCCAAGTTTTGGAGATAGAAGAAGTTATCAGATGAATCCAGCAAATAGGCGAGAAGCGATTTTAGAGAGTATTGAAGATGAAAGGGAAGGTGCCGATATCTTGATGGTTAAGCCCGGACTTGCGTATCTTGATATTATAAGAGATATAAGAGAAAATACAAGATTGCCTTTAGCCGTATATAATGTTAGCGGTGAATACTCTATGCTTAAAATGGCGGGTAAAATGGGCGTTATAGATTATGAAAAGGTTATAATGGAGACGATGATAAGTTTTAAAAGAGCTGGAGCCGACATTATCATAAGTTATCACGCAAAAGAGATGGCTAAAATTTTAGGTGAGTAG
- the ribA gene encoding GTP cyclohydrolase II codes for MRVKISKEANLPTKYGDFKIQCFKEGHKEHLVIFTENLPDIPIVRVHSECLTGDTLGSKKCDCGEQLEFALNFIAKNSGMVIYLRQEGRNIGLLNKVNAYALQDKGYDTIEANHQLGFSADERTYEIVEYILNYFNIKKIKLLTNNPKKIESLKDIEIVERIPIKVKPNPHNKEYLKIKKDKMGHLL; via the coding sequence ATGAGGGTAAAAATATCTAAAGAGGCAAATCTTCCTACAAAATATGGAGATTTTAAAATACAGTGTTTCAAAGAGGGACATAAAGAGCATCTAGTCATATTCACAGAAAACCTCCCCGATATCCCCATAGTTAGAGTCCATTCAGAGTGTCTAACGGGAGATACTTTGGGAAGTAAAAAGTGTGATTGTGGAGAGCAGCTGGAGTTTGCATTAAACTTTATAGCCAAAAACAGCGGAATGGTAATATATCTTAGACAAGAGGGAAGAAACATAGGACTTTTAAACAAAGTCAACGCATACGCTTTGCAAGATAAAGGATACGATACCATCGAAGCCAATCATCAACTAGGCTTTAGCGCGGACGAAAGAACATACGAGATAGTTGAGTATATCTTAAACTATTTTAATATAAAAAAGATAAAACTTTTAACTAACAATCCAAAAAAGATAGAGAGTCTAAAAGATATAGAGATTGTTGAAAGAATTCCCATAAAAGTAAAACCAAACCCTCATAATAAAGAGTATCTCAAAATCAAAAAAGATAAAATGGGACATCTTTTATGA
- a CDS encoding DUF2603 domain-containing protein codes for MQLENINGNNLLQNIDKVADELGIINRDNIVVVKINKTDDPNKKILELVKGSWDTNAPWFVIGEDDKVFFLSSIESILELINSIKKTKYENFNLKLEKAILENLPIDFNDVWVVAMQEIQNRLAKSKDKHLLDIDIKSLIKDIKKNYPNLFLKLKDLGFPPNNNLQ; via the coding sequence GTGCAGTTAGAAAATATAAACGGAAATAATTTATTGCAAAATATAGATAAGGTAGCAGACGAACTTGGAATTATAAATAGAGATAATATTGTGGTGGTCAAAATAAACAAAACAGATGATCCAAATAAAAAAATATTAGAACTAGTTAAAGGTAGTTGGGATACAAATGCCCCTTGGTTTGTTATAGGAGAGGACGATAAAGTCTTTTTTCTATCTTCAATTGAATCGATATTAGAGTTGATAAACTCAATTAAAAAAACAAAATATGAAAATTTTAATCTTAAGTTAGAAAAGGCAATATTGGAAAATCTCCCTATAGATTTTAACGATGTATGGGTAGTAGCTATGCAAGAGATTCAAAACAGACTTGCTAAATCAAAAGACAAACATCTTTTAGATATCGATATAAAAAGTCTAATAAAAGATATTAAAAAGAACTATCCAAATCTTTTTTTGAAACTAAAAGATTTAGGTTTTCCTCCTAATAACAATCTTCAATAG
- a CDS encoding (Fe-S)-binding protein, producing the protein MFEFTKISDDCIKCGKCIPTCTIHQVNADEVTSPRGFIELLGNYQKGELELDKTAKDIFESCFLCTNCVDVCPNSLPTDMVIEEVRKDIANKYGIAWYKRIFFWLLRHRWVMDIASKLGYVFKSCAVKEDKKRGGLIPRFELPMIKKDRLLPSIASKSFLNSYPQRIENRNDRRVAIFIGCLANYNYTDIGHSLVYILKELGIDILIPKKQKCCAAPAYFTGDFDTVEDLAKKNIEYFETFIDEVEAVLIPEATCSAMIKHDWVVFFRNRKMEDWVKRAERLNQKIFMATEWLYNHTELESLLEKRGVRLNSLVTYHDPCHARKVQGVYKEPRALLSKNFNLVEMSDPNRCCGFGGVTIQSEKFHLAEAAGKPKAAMIKETGAEVVAAECSACRVQLSNALYQNGVEAVFKNPLELIAQALKENV; encoded by the coding sequence TTGTTCGAATTTACGAAAATAAGTGATGATTGTATAAAATGCGGTAAATGTATTCCAACATGTACTATACATCAAGTTAATGCAGATGAAGTAACGAGTCCAAGAGGATTTATAGAGCTTTTAGGAAATTATCAAAAAGGTGAGTTAGAACTCGATAAAACGGCAAAAGATATTTTTGAGAGCTGTTTTTTATGTACTAATTGTGTTGATGTTTGTCCAAACTCTTTGCCGACCGATATGGTTATAGAAGAGGTTAGAAAAGATATAGCTAACAAATATGGTATAGCTTGGTATAAAAGAATCTTTTTTTGGCTTTTAAGACATAGATGGGTTATGGATATTGCTAGTAAGCTAGGGTATGTTTTTAAAAGTTGTGCGGTAAAAGAGGATAAAAAAAGAGGAGGGCTGATACCAAGATTTGAACTGCCGATGATAAAAAAAGATAGACTTTTGCCCTCTATCGCAAGTAAAAGCTTTTTAAATAGTTATCCACAGAGGATAGAAAACAGAAACGATAGAAGAGTCGCAATTTTCATAGGATGTCTAGCCAATTACAACTATACCGATATTGGTCATTCGTTGGTATATATCTTAAAAGAACTCGGGATCGATATTTTGATACCGAAAAAGCAAAAATGTTGTGCTGCGCCTGCTTATTTTACGGGTGATTTTGATACTGTAGAGGATTTAGCTAAAAAAAATATAGAGTATTTTGAGACGTTTATAGATGAAGTAGAGGCCGTTTTGATTCCTGAGGCAACTTGTAGCGCTATGATAAAGCATGATTGGGTTGTATTTTTTAGAAATAGAAAAATGGAAGATTGGGTGAAAAGAGCCGAAAGACTGAACCAAAAGATTTTTATGGCTACGGAGTGGTTATACAATCATACAGAGCTTGAATCTCTTTTAGAAAAAAGGGGAGTGAGGTTAAATAGTTTGGTAACTTATCACGACCCTTGTCACGCAAGGAAAGTTCAAGGAGTATATAAAGAACCAAGAGCTCTTTTAAGTAAAAATTTCAATCTTGTAGAGATGAGCGATCCCAACAGATGTTGCGGTTTTGGAGGTGTAACGATTCAGAGTGAAAAGTTTCATTTGGCAGAGGCGGCCGGGAAACCTAAAGCGGCTATGATAAAAGAGACAGGTGCAGAAGTAGTGGCCGCGGAGTGCAGCGCTTGTAGGGTTCAACTAAGCAACGCATTATATCAAAATGGAGTGGAAGCTGTTTTTAAAAATCCATTGGAATTGATAGCGCAAGCTCTAAAAGAGAATGTATAA
- a CDS encoding thiosulfate oxidation carrier protein SoxY → MKRREFLKKSSIAALSLAAVDICAKNVSGKIDFEEAYEDAVKGAKKIYKNSKKIKLKIPKDVKSGLVVPVEVDIDYPMEGDRYIEHIYILATKNPVANIVKANYTFINAKAYLFVNIKLSETQEVVVLAKSNIGEIFEKRKRVKVAISGCS, encoded by the coding sequence ATGAAAAGAAGAGAATTTTTAAAAAAGAGTTCTATTGCCGCACTATCTTTGGCGGCTGTTGATATTTGTGCTAAAAATGTATCGGGTAAGATAGATTTTGAAGAAGCTTACGAAGATGCAGTAAAAGGTGCAAAAAAGATTTACAAAAACTCGAAAAAGATAAAACTTAAAATCCCAAAAGATGTTAAAAGCGGTCTTGTAGTTCCTGTTGAAGTAGATATAGACTATCCTATGGAAGGGGATAGATATATTGAACATATTTATATTTTAGCTACAAAAAACCCGGTAGCTAATATTGTTAAAGCAAATTATACCTTTATAAACGCAAAGGCTTATCTCTTTGTAAATATAAAACTCTCCGAAACTCAAGAGGTCGTAGTTTTAGCAAAAAGCAATATAGGTGAGATTTTTGAGAAGAGAAAAAGAGTAAAAGTAGCGATTAGCGGTTGTAGTTAA
- a CDS encoding thiosulfate oxidation carrier complex protein SoxZ produces MSMDFKWKRGVIKPLKRDIKKGDVVIFTAATYHPMDSGLQRDKTTNKIKPKFFVKELKIFFEDILVCSFDFEVSASPKLVIKFPLKVFKSGTIKAVWEDNLGNILSKSVKISVQN; encoded by the coding sequence ATGAGTATGGATTTTAAATGGAAAAGAGGAGTCATAAAGCCTTTAAAAAGAGATATAAAGAAGGGAGATGTCGTAATATTTACTGCAGCAACATATCACCCTATGGACTCAGGTCTTCAAAGAGACAAAACAACCAATAAAATAAAACCGAAATTTTTTGTAAAAGAGCTCAAGATATTTTTTGAAGATATTTTGGTATGCAGTTTTGATTTTGAAGTAAGCGCTAGTCCTAAACTTGTAATAAAATTTCCTTTAAAAGTTTTCAAAAGCGGTACGATAAAAGCAGTATGGGAAGATAATTTGGGAAATATTTTGAGTAAAAGTGTAAAGATATCGGTTCAAAATTGA